In Phragmites australis chromosome 24, lpPhrAust1.1, whole genome shotgun sequence, the following are encoded in one genomic region:
- the LOC133907123 gene encoding probable ascorbate-specific transmembrane electron transporter 1: MPSRTQRQPAVVVVAVVPERRRTSGGGGRGRQRAIMPVKSSASFRLTAVPMVATAQLLAAAVLTLTLVWVLHFRGGVSWERTSSPLFVYTAHPLFMVIGLVICTGEAVMAYRIILGPRAAKKAVHLMLHLVALAFAAVGLYAAFKYHRDAGLPDVHSLHSWLGIATIALYALQWLVAFVYFVFPGAVMTMRADYAPWHIFFGIVIFLMAICTAETGLAKFVFPGDDYPSEAFVVNFTGLAIQVFGVVVVLAVVLPSRY; this comes from the exons ATGCCATCTCGCACGCAGCGGCAGCCGGCAGTGGTGGTCGTCGCGGTCGTGCCGGAGCGGAGGAGGACGTCCGGCGGTGGTGGGCGCGGACGGCAGCGCGCCATAATGCCCGTGAAGAGCAGCGCGAGCTTCCGGCTGACGGCGGTGCCGATGGTGGCCACGGCGCAGCTGCTGGCCGCCGCCGTGCTCACCCTCACCCTGGTCTGGGTGCTGCACTTCCGGGGCGGCGTCTCATGGGAGAGGACCTCCAGCCCGCTCTTCGTCTACACG GCACATCCTCTGTTCATGGTGATTGGCCTTGTCATCTGCACCGGCGAAG CGGTGATGGCGTATAGGATCATCTTGGGGCCGAGGGCGGCGAAGAAGGCGGTGCACCTAATGCTGCACCTCGTCGCCCTCGCCTTCGCCGCTGTCGGCCTCTACGCCGCCTTCAAGTACCACCGCGACGCTGGCCTCCCGGACGTCCACTCCCTGCATTCTTGGCTCGGGATTGCCACCATAGCGCTCTATGCTCTCCAG TGGCTGGTGGCATTTGTGTACTTTGTCTTCCCCGGGGCTGTAATGACAATGAGGGCGGACTACGCGCCATGGCACATCTTCTTCGGCATCGTCATCTTCCTCATGGCCATCTGCACGGCCGAGACCGGTCTGGCCAAGTTCGTCTTCCCCGGCGATGACTATCCGAGCGAAGCATTTGTCGTCAACTTCACCGGGCTCGCCATCCAAGTCTTTGGCGTGGTCGTCGTCCTGGCTGTCGTCCTTCCGTCAAGATACTAG